The following are encoded in a window of Brachyhypopomus gauderio isolate BG-103 chromosome 18, BGAUD_0.2, whole genome shotgun sequence genomic DNA:
- the wdr73 gene encoding integrator complex assembly factor WDR73, with protein sequence MDTSSDEADDWFMESLHIYRDLHVFQLEHPTKVIEWTGEKSICVAGDFSEKNEILELLLPLKLYAGSNKGLCSERDFKVQRGGFCDEPVECLRHIFGKRCVVTSGQYSSKLQVWDIGEGDSDIIKMTGVIIPKCPSGKGRKIASGLTDDASVLHGSRVGDVQQTELASGRVLYAVGTDSLDPVSGLQFVNSSVFIVCANNGTLYVGDTREPKMKHYVLQESKSGSHWAFALRKDQPQSDAATCTVARLSSFGQALVSDLRNLNSPVRQAQLNLEQNMPSCDILNVTCAPVLDNYLAVSGFDGKVYVYDTTSWSTDSQTPQPIFVHRGHDPSCEAKTDDTSLVVTTHVWHPSRSRTLLSAASDGSIQIWDWVDKDSDHF encoded by the exons AGCTGACGACTGGTTTATGGAGTCATTACACAT CTACAGAGACCTGCATGTATTTCAGCTTGAGCATCCGACAAAAGTGATCGAGTGGACGGGTGAAAAAA GTATATGTGTAGCAGGTGACTTTTCTGAGAAGAATGAAATTTTGGAGCTGCTATTGCCTTTGAAGCTATATGCTGGAAGTAACAAG GGCCTCTGTTCAGAGAGAGACTTTAAAGTGCAGCGTGGGGGATTTTGTGATGAACCTGTTGAGTGCCTGAGGCATATCTTTGGGAAAAG ATGTGTGGTCACTAGTGGGCAATACAGTTCCAAACTCCAGGTTTGGGACATTGGAGAAGGCGATAGTG ATATTATCAAGATGACTGGAGTTATAATCCCTAAATGCCCATCAGGCAAAGGCAGAAAAATAGCGTCTGGATTGACAGATGATGCTTCTGTTCTACATGGGTCTAGAGTCGGTGATGTTCAGCAGACCGAGTTAGCCTCAGGGAGAGTTCTTTATGCAGTAG GAACAGATTCATTGGATCCAGTGAGTGGTCTGCAGTTTGTGAATTCCAGtgtatttattgtttgtgcAAATAATGGCACCTTGTATGTGGGAGACACAAGAGAGCCAAAGATGAAACATTATGTTCTTCAAGAGAGTAAGAGTGGTTCACACTGGGCTTTTGCACTGAGGAAAGATCAGCCCCAGTCAGATGCAGCCACTTGCACTGTAGCGAGGCTCTCCTCCTTTGGTCAAGCATTAGTGTCCGACCTCCGAAACCTGAACAGTCCCGTGAGACAAGCCCAGCTTAACCTGGAGCAGAATATGCCCAGCTGTGACATTCTGAATGTGACATGTGCCCCTGTGCTGGACAACTATCTAGCTGTGTCAG GATTTGATGGAAAAGTGTATGTATACGATACAACTAGCTGGAGCACTGACTCTCAGACGCCACAGCCTATTTTTGTACATCGAGGTCATGACCCATCGTGTGAAGCGAAGACTGATGATACCTCACTGGTTGTTACTACTCATGTGTGGCATCCATCGCGATCAAGAACTCTCCTCTCGGCTGCTTCAGACGGATCTATTCAAATATGGGATTGGGTGGATAAAGATAGTGACCATTTTTGA
- the LOC143482450 gene encoding sialidase-3-like isoform X1 — translation MKEKQTLFSKGDKVYRIPALIYIKKTQTFLAFAEKRKSEKDVDAEALVMRTKKCSEWSKVLELDVKLPGCRPMNPCPVYDERQEKIFLFYICVPEDITERDQIKNHKNAAHLCYITSINNGDTWTKPTELDYVIGDWATFAVGPGHGIQRKDGTLIIPAYAYHICTSYCCCYCCCCCTSYSLAFCSVDNGNTWQKVEKLDLESNECQIAEIMDDKREWHLYCNARNCKKNGTSRVEAWNGSNQQAFDRCELSQLRETGSGCQGSVLSFAPKSTTSTWLLHSHPTDKSQRINLGIYLNKSPFSSNGWEKPWIIHQGPSGYSDLCQNENEEDFACLMECGKVDYWEEIVFVEFSLSDVSAEIQ, via the exons atgaaagagaaacaaacatTATTCTCAAAAGGTGATAAGGTGTACAGAATACCAGCTCTAATCTACATCAAAAAGACTCAAACGTTCCTTGCCTTTGCTGAGAAGCGAAAGTCAGAGAAAGATGTGGATGCAGAGGCCTTGGTTATGAGAACGAAAAAATGTTCTGAG TGGTCAAAGGTTTTGGAACTCGACGTGAAATTGCCAGGATGCCGCCCCATGAATCCATGTCCCGTCTATGATGAACGTCAGGAGAAAATCTTTCTGTTCTATATCTGTGTGCCTGAAGACATAACTGAGAGGGATCAGATTAAGAACCATAAGAATGCAGCACATTTGTGTTATATTACCAGTATAAACAATGGAGACACTTGGACCAAACCAACAGAATTAGATTACGTGATTGGAGACTGGGCGACATTTGCTGTTGGACCAGGGCACGGTATTCAGCGCAAAGATGGAACCCTGATTATTCCTGCGTATGCGTATCACATATGCACTTCCTATTGCTGTTGCTATTGCTGCTGCTGTTGCACATCCTACTCTTTAGCATTCTGTAGTGTCGACAATGGAAACACATGGCAAAAGGTAGAAAAATTGGATCTAGAGTCTAATGAGTGTCAGATTGCAGAGATTATGGATGACAAAAGAGAGTGGCATCTGTATTGCAATGCCcgaaattgtaaaaaaaatgggACTTCTAGAGTAGAGGCTTGGAATGGGAGCAACCAACAAGCTTTTGACAGATGTGAGCTTTCACAGTTGCGGGAGACTGGCTCAGGTTGCCAGGGTAGCGTGTTGAGTTTTGCACCTAAATCAACCACAAGCACATGGCTGCTTCATTCCCACCCCACTGACAAATCTCAGAGAATAAATCTTGGAATTTATCTGAATAAGTCTCCCTTCAGTTCTAATGGGTGGGAAAAACCATGGATTATCCATCAAGGTCCTAGTGGATACTCGGACTTGTGTCAAAATGAGAACGAAGAGGACTTTGCTTGTCTCATGGAATGTGGGAAGGTTGATTATTGGGAGGAGATAGTTTTTGTGGAGTTTTCTTTGTCTGATGTGAGTGCTGAAATACAGTAA
- the LOC143482450 gene encoding sialidase-3-like isoform X2, with product MNPCPVYDERQEKIFLFYICVPEDITERDQIKNHKNAAHLCYITSINNGDTWTKPTELDYVIGDWATFAVGPGHGIQRKDGTLIIPAYAYHICTSYCCCYCCCCCTSYSLAFCSVDNGNTWQKVEKLDLESNECQIAEIMDDKREWHLYCNARNCKKNGTSRVEAWNGSNQQAFDRCELSQLRETGSGCQGSVLSFAPKSTTSTWLLHSHPTDKSQRINLGIYLNKSPFSSNGWEKPWIIHQGPSGYSDLCQNENEEDFACLMECGKVDYWEEIVFVEFSLSDVSAEIQ from the coding sequence ATGAATCCATGTCCCGTCTATGATGAACGTCAGGAGAAAATCTTTCTGTTCTATATCTGTGTGCCTGAAGACATAACTGAGAGGGATCAGATTAAGAACCATAAGAATGCAGCACATTTGTGTTATATTACCAGTATAAACAATGGAGACACTTGGACCAAACCAACAGAATTAGATTACGTGATTGGAGACTGGGCGACATTTGCTGTTGGACCAGGGCACGGTATTCAGCGCAAAGATGGAACCCTGATTATTCCTGCGTATGCGTATCACATATGCACTTCCTATTGCTGTTGCTATTGCTGCTGCTGTTGCACATCCTACTCTTTAGCATTCTGTAGTGTCGACAATGGAAACACATGGCAAAAGGTAGAAAAATTGGATCTAGAGTCTAATGAGTGTCAGATTGCAGAGATTATGGATGACAAAAGAGAGTGGCATCTGTATTGCAATGCCcgaaattgtaaaaaaaatgggACTTCTAGAGTAGAGGCTTGGAATGGGAGCAACCAACAAGCTTTTGACAGATGTGAGCTTTCACAGTTGCGGGAGACTGGCTCAGGTTGCCAGGGTAGCGTGTTGAGTTTTGCACCTAAATCAACCACAAGCACATGGCTGCTTCATTCCCACCCCACTGACAAATCTCAGAGAATAAATCTTGGAATTTATCTGAATAAGTCTCCCTTCAGTTCTAATGGGTGGGAAAAACCATGGATTATCCATCAAGGTCCTAGTGGATACTCGGACTTGTGTCAAAATGAGAACGAAGAGGACTTTGCTTGTCTCATGGAATGTGGGAAGGTTGATTATTGGGAGGAGATAGTTTTTGTGGAGTTTTCTTTGTCTGATGTGAGTGCTGAAATACAGTAA